Below is a genomic region from Azoarcus sp. KH32C.
TGGTGGGCCAGAAGGCACCGCTCAAACCCAGGGACATCTGGGCGATCCGTATTCACCTTCAGAACGCCCACCATGTTCGCGATCTTGCGATGTTCAATCTGGCCATCGATAGCAAGCTTCGCGGATGCGACCTCGTCGCCCTGCGGGTTCGTGACGTCACGCACGGCAACCAAGTGCTGTCCCGTACGGCGGTCGTTCAGAAAAAGACCCAGCGGCCGGTCCAGTTCGAGCTGACGGAGCCGACGCGAACGACGGTGGCGATTTGGATCGAGACGGCGAAGCTGAAACCGGAGGACTTCCTGTTCCCAAGCCGACTGCACGACTCGCCGCATGTGTCCACCCGGCAGTACGCAAGGATCGTCGAACAATGGGTGACGGCGGCCGGTCTGGATCCTGCGGCCTACGGCACGCATTCGATGCGCCGGACGAAGGCGACGCTCATCTACAAGCGGACGAAGAACGTGCGGGCCGTCCAACTCCTGCTGGGCCATTCCAAGCTCGAGTCTACGGTTCGCTACCTTGGCATCGAGGTCGATGATGCCTTGGAGATCTCTGAGCAGATCGAGATTTGACGGTAGCACGGCCGCTCTCCGAGAGCATTTCGCGGCGAGCGGCCGCTTACTGACGAGCAGCCGGAAGGGTTGGATCGGCCACAAGCCGCCATCCCGGTTATCGACTCCAAAGCAGCCATTCATACCGCCGCGTTTCTTAATAACAGACATTCGTCACTGCTGATCAATCATGGCATCTGGTCGGCCAGCTGGAGCAGACATGGGAATGTACTCCCCGCAAATAGCGGGGAGTTAGACGCAATGGGAATTACTGCCAGTTGGCTGCGATTATGGGGGAGAGGGCCGTCTGATAAGTGGGCGGCAGGCTCGTTTCGCCCGCTTGTGGCGGTGAGAAGGATGCCATGGCCTGGACCAGATTCTCGACCTTGGTATCGAGCAGCAGTTTGTCGTCGGCAGTCTTGAACTGCTCGACGTGATAGGCCGATCCGACGTACCAGTTCTGGACAACCAGCTTGTCACTGGTTCCGATGATGCTCACTTCCAGATCGTTGCCGACATGCCGGAACCAGAGTTGGTCGGTAGTGACGCCCGCCGCAAATTGAGCCAGGTCGGTATTCGCCGCCGTTGTGTCGTTTTCGCTGACGGTGTCAGTCCCGCTACCTCGCCCCAAGAGATAGGTATCGTTGCCGAGACCACCTACCAGGTTGTCATTGCCCCCGCGGCCATCAAGTTTGTCGTCCCCGCCCATGCCGGACAGCACATTGACGGCATCGTTGCCGATCAAGAAATTGGATAGGTCGGACCCGGTCGCACTGATTGCAGCACTTCCGGTCAGAGTCAGTTCCTCGATCGAATTGTAGGATTGCATCACATACGATACCGAAGCATAGGCGCGGTCATACGAGTCCGCAGGAAGCCCTGTCCACGTGATCCACGCGCGTTCATCGATTTGATCGCCTGCGTTATCAACATAGAAGGTGTCCTCGCCCCCCTGTCCTTGCATGTAATCAGCGCCGGCTCCACCATCAAGTGTGTCGTTTCCCGAGCTCCCGTCGAGCTGGTTGTCCAAGGCATTTCCGACTAAATAATCGTTCCCGTCTGATCTTCCATCAAGTCTCACAGCCCTCCCGATTAAGACTCCTTTCTCGACATTTTGTGGCATCCAATAGTGATCGATCGAGACAAATACCGTGTCGTAGCCTTCGCCGTCGTATTCGACCACGTTTTCAGGGAAAGGACCGATCCAGGTGCTCGTGGGGGCGTCGCTAACGAAGTAGGTATCGTCTCCGGAACCACCAATCATGGTGTCGTACCCGGCGCCTCCATCGATGACGTTGTTTCCGGCATTGCCCCTAATAACGTTGTTCCCGGAGTTCCCGGTGCCGTTAATCACCGCCGTGCCAAGCAAGGTCAGGTTTTCCAGGCTGGAGCCCAGCGTATACGTGACGTAGCTTTGAACTTCATCGGCCCCATCGCCCGACGTTTCGTTGATCACATCGGCTAAGGTGTCGATCACATAAACGTCGTCGCCCACGCCGCCGGTCAGGGTGTCGATACCGCTGCCCCCGTCCAGCGTATCGTTGCCTGCCCCACCGGTGAGCGAATCGTTCCCCCCCTGACCGCGCAGCCCGTTGCCCACAGCATTGGCCACTATGATGTTGGAAAAATCATTGCCCGTCCCGGTGATCATTTGAGTCCCGATCAAGGTCAGGTTTTCGAGATCGGCGCCGAGCGTATAGTCGACGCAGGATTGCACCATATCCGTCCCCTCGCCGGGATTCTCGATCACGACGTCGCCGCTCCGGTCGACGACGTAGGTGTCGTTGCCCTGGCCGCCAGTCAAGGTATCCGCTTCCGCGCCGCCGTCGAGGGTATCGTTGCCGACGAATCCGGTCAGCGTATTGGCGAGGGCGTTGCCGATCATGAGGTTGTCCGCCGCATTGCCGGTGCCGGTGGTAGCGGCGGTGCCGACGAGCGTCAGATTTTCGAAGACGCTATTCAATGTGTAATCGAACGCGGCAACGACCGTGTCGGTGCCTTCGTTGGCGTTTTCGGTGATGACATCAGCGGAAGTATCGAGCCAATAGACATCGTTTCCGGTACCGCCGATCAGGGTGTCAACGCCGACTCCGCCGTCGAGGACATCGTTGCCGCCGCCGCCCGTCAGAAGATTGTTGCCGGCGGTGCCAGTAAGATTGTTGTTGAGCGCGTTGCCCGTGCCAGTGAAATTGCCCGTGCCCGTCAATACCAAGTTTTCGACATTGGCGCCAAGCGTATAGCTGAACCCGGCGACGACCGTATCGGTGCCGCCGCCCGATCTTTCCGTGACGGTTTCGCTGAGGCTGTCAATCAGGAAGGTGTCGTCGCCAGCGCCTCCGATCAAGGTGTCGATCCCCGGGCCGCCGTCGAGGGTATCGTCGCCAACGCCACCGTCCAGGGTGTTGTTGGCTGAATTGCCGACCATCACGTTGTTGTCGACGCTGCCCGTGCCGCTGATCCCTGCGGTACCGAGCAGGGTCAGCTTTTCGACGTTGGCACTTAGCGTATAACTGACCGAGGCACGTACCTCGTCGTAGCCTTCGCTCGAGTTTTCCACCACCGCTTCGCTGGCGACATCCACCAGGTACAGGTCGTCGCCAGCGCCGCCCTTGAGCGTATCGGTGCCGGCAGCGCCATCCAGCACGTTGGCCGCGGCGTTGCCTGTTATGACGTTGGCGAGACTGTTGCCGGTGCCGTTGATCGCTTCATCGCCAACGAGGGTGAGGTTCTCAAGATTGGCCGCCAGCGTATAAGTCATGAAAGACTGGACGGTGTCGGTCCCCTGAGAAGCGGATTCGCTGATGACATCGCTTAGGGAGTCGATCACATAGGTGTCGTTACCCAAGCCGCCCACCAAGGTGTCGATGCCCGCGCCCCCGTCGAGAGTATCATTGCCGTCCAGTCCTTTTAGCAAATTGTCGCCGGCATTGCCGGTGATGGCGTTATTGAGCGCGTTGCCGCTGCCCGAAATACCGGCGGAGCCCAGCAGGATCAGATTTTCCAGATTACCGGCCAAGGTATAGGTCTGATCAAACTTGACCGTGTCGATTCCACCCTTGGAGGTCTCGGTGATGAGTTCTTGGCCGCCACGGAGAATAAACACGTCATCACCGTTGCCGCCGATCAAGGTATCCGTCCCGCCGCCGCCGTCCAAGGTATCGTTGCCGTCGCCACCGGACAGGGAATTGGCGTACGCGCTGCCGATCAACTCGTTGTTCGCGGCATCGCCGGTCGCGGTCTGCGGGCCGGTGCCGTTAAGGATTACCCGCTCGATATTGGCTAGGGTGGTATAGGTGCTCAGCGAGGTGGCGACCGTGTCGAATCCCTCGTCGGCCTGTTCAGTGATCGTAACCGCGTTGCTGCCAATATCGTAATAGTCGTCACCCACGCCGCCGATCAGAGTGTCGGCACCGCTTTGGCCGATCAAGGCGTCATTGCCCGCTTCGCCCTGAAGGAGATCGCTACCGTCTCCCCCGTCTAGGGTATCGTTGCCGTCGCCACCGTAGAGGCTGTCGACACCGCTGCCGCCAACCAGACGGTCACCGCCGTCGCGGCCATAGAGGATATCGTTGCCGGCACCGCCGTCCAGAACATCGGCCGCGCGCGGATCGGCGGCCGTGCCCCCGGTTCCCCCGTCCAAAGAGTCATTGTCATTGCCCCCGTACAGGGTGTCGTTGCCGGCGCCGCCCTGCAGCGTGTCGTTGCCATCCTGGCCGTTGAGCGCATCGTTGCCGCCATCGCCATAGAGGGCATCATTGCCGAGGCCCCCGTCAAGACTGTCGTCGCCCTGCCATTGATCGCCAAGGCTGCCGTCGGAGGCGTCGCCGAAAAGTAAGTCGTCCCCGTCGCCCCCCGCGAGGGTGTCGGCCAAGCCGCCGCCGATGAGGGTGTCCTGGCCGCTGCCCCCATCCAGCGAGTCCTTGCCGTGGCGGGACAAGGACAGGCTCGGATACCAGTCGTCGCCGACCAGCAGATCGTTGCGTAGGCCGCCCACAAGCGTGTCGCCGCCGCCCTCTCCGAGCAGGAAGTCATCGCCGTCGCCGCCATCGAGGTAGTCGTTGCCGTGCCATTGCGAGTCCAGTTCGCGCAGATCGCCAAACAAGATGTCGGCACCGATGCCCCCGTAGACCTGGTCGTCACCACCCTGCCCCAGCAGGGTGTCACTGCCAGTGCCGCCGTCGATCTGGTCGTTTCCGAACTCCGAGGGCGGAACGTATTGGGGCACGCCGGCAGTGATGACGCCGTCACCATAGATGAAGTCGTCGTCGTCCCCACCGCGCACCACGTCGTTGCCGCGGCTGCCCCAGATTTGGTCGGCCCCGCTGCCGCCATCGATGATGTCATTGCCGTAATCGCCATCTATAACGTCATCGCCCGCCCCGCCGTCTATGACGTCGTCGCCGTCGGCGGCGGTGGCGGGGCTACCGATGTAGTAGGCCAGTAGCACCTGGTCGGCGGTCCACCCCGCCCACCAGGTGCGGCCGCTCCAGGAGGGGAAGGTGCCGGCGGGGGGTGGCCAGGAGACGTTCGGGTCGGTGGTCAGGTTACCCCGGTAGTCGCCGCCGCCGAAGATGAGATCGGTGCCGCCGCCGCCCTCGATGGTGTCCGCCCCGGCCCCTCCGGAGATGAGGTCGGCATCTGCTCCGCCGAGCAGGTGGTCGTTGCCCCCTTGGCCGCTCAAACTGTTGTTGCCGTCCTTGCCGTCGATCTGATCGTCACCAGCGCCGCCGATCAGGAGGTCGGCGAAGCCGGGCAGGGCCTGGCCGTCAGTGACCAGATTGGGGCTGCCGGTGATCGCGGTGTCGAGGAGGTAGCGGCCGTCAATGATCACCGGGTTAAGGTCGCCGACCAGAATGCCGGGGGGCGGGGGCGGGCCCTCGGCCAGGGTAATCCCCAGTCCGCCGGGCTGCCAGTCGCGCACGGTCAGGGTGTCGGTCGAGTCCGCGACCCGGATCAGCAGGTCGGTGCCGGTGGCGCCGGCGACCTCGCTGAAGACGTACTTCTGGTCGGCGCTGCGCCAGAGACTGAGGCTCCCGAGCTGCTCGCCGCCGCTTAGGACGTCGCCGTTGATGCGGATGCAGCCCTGGCCGTCGGAGTCGATGACGATGTCTTGGCCGTCGCCTCCCGCAAAGCTATAGGTATCGCTGCCGGCACCGCCCACGAGGAGATCGTTCTCTGAGCCGCCAGCAAGGCTGTCATTGCCTTCGCCACCCAAGAGCGTGTCGCCGCCCCTTCCGCCGGACAGGCTGTCGGCGCCCACCTCTCCGAGCAGAATATCGTTGCCTTGGGCCCCCACAAGCACGTCGTCTCCGGCGTTTCCGATCAGCAAGTCGGCTTCGTTGCCGCCGGTCAACATATCGTTGCCGTTACCGCCGAGCATGAAGGCTCCCCGGCTAAAGGTGTCGGTGGCATTCATGCCTATCGCGCCGGCCTGCACGTACCAGTCTCGAAGCCGCGGTAGAACAGAATTGATCAAAGCGCGTTCTTCGTCAGTGAAGGCATCGGTGGCGAGGTAGTACTTCAAGTACAGGCTGAAACCCTTAGCCTGTGCAAGATCGATTGCCTCGTGCGCATCGAAACTCACTTGGAATTCCTTCGCGACATCGGCCATATCGAAGCGAACACCACCGGCAACCGTATTGAAGAACTCTCGTTTGTAGCCGGTACTGTCCGCTTGCTCGTCGTAGTACTTTTGCATCGCGAGCGCGATCAGCGCATTGCTGACCTGGTGCTCGTTGGGTGTGCTCTGGTTGCCATCATTCACCGTGAGGCCGCCGTCCTGGGCGAGCTTCCACAAGTCAGACGTGAAACGCTCGACCATGCTGTCGGGCGGGAGTGCTCCTTCAATCCCGGCTTGATGCTTGACAAGGCGTTCGAGGAAGTTTTCGTACTTGTTATTCGCCGTGCCGGTATCGAACGCGAACAAATTCTTGTCGAAGATCATCTTCAACAAATCATTGAGCTGATAGGTGACCCGGTTCAAGGATTGAACTTGCCCGTTAGAATCAATGGCGGCAGTTTGATTGCTTTGCAGGAAGGCGTTCAGCAGGGCTTGGGAATGCAGGTCAATACCCGATACGCCCTCGTGAAAGTTTTCGATGTTGATCTGCGTGCCGATCCGGTTTGATGTCGGCACGACAGGCCAATCAGTCAGAAACTCGCCTGAAGTATTGATATTGACGACTTTCTCACCACGGGCGGCCAAGGTGTCCGCGGCGATCGGGTTGAGATTGAACGGATCCATCGCAGCGACGTAGGCGTTCAGCTTTGCCAGTTCCTAAGGGACTTCCCGTCAACCCAGTTCCTTGCAGACCGGCCACAGGCCGATCCTGACGTCGATCACGTACTCATTTTCAGCCCTCCGCGATCACGCATACGCGTGACCGGCCTTTTCGACTGCCGACATCGCCATGGACAAAGACAGAGCAGACTGCCTTTCCCTAATCGGCCTTGTTCGGCACGGTCGTGCCGGGGCCCTGCGATTAACCGCACCGGCTGGCCTCGATCGTTCATCGGCGCGACCGGGGCGCGGGGATCAGCCGCGACACCCCGTGTGGTCGGCCCTCAGGTTAGCCAGGCTCTCAGCCGGTCGGTCTGACCTGTTTGTCTATCGCGTGCGTGCAGTCATGCGAACACCTTCGGGTGATACGTTGGTTTCAGCGCGCCGGTTCCGTGGCCGAGTCGGGCCGCTGACGCCACGCCTCGGGATTGTAGGTTTCGCCCTTGGCAAGCACCGCCCACAACTGGCGAGCGTGCTTGTTGGCGATGGCGACGAGCGTCTTGTGGTAACCGACGCGTGCGTGCAGCGTCACGATCCATTGCTGCAGTCGCGTGAGCGCTTCGCGGGTGTTGCGAGCCTTGCGCAGGGCGGCGGCGAGCACGCTGCGCGCCCCCTGCACGAGCAGCGTTCGCAGGTAATCGTCGCCGCGTCGGGTGATGCGCCCGAGTTTCGGCTTTCCGCCGCTGGAATACTGGCTCGGCGTGAGACCGAGCCACGCGGCGAACTGACGGCCGTTGTGGAACATGGTCGCGTCGCCGACGCTGGCGACCACCGCATCCGCAGTGAGGAGCCCCACGCCGGGCAAATCGCGCACCCGCCGGGCGGCGGCGTCATCCGCTTGTTGGGTGGCAATCTGCCGGTCGCACTCGGCAATACGGGCATCGAGCGCGTCGAGTTGGTCGCGCACGCCTTGAATCAGTTGGCGGATCGGCGCCGGCTGCGCGGTGTCGAATTCATGCTCGGCAAGCTTACGCCGCAGCCGCATCGCGCCGGTGTCGACGACCATCCCGAATTCGGCGAGCAGGCCACGGATGCGGTTCAAGAGCGCCGTGCGCTCCTCGATCCAGCCGAGCCTCAAGCTGTGCCAGGCGAGCCGTTGTTGCTGGGCCTCGGTCTTCACCGGGATGAAGCGCATTCCCGGCGCGAGCAGTGCCGCGACAATTGCCACCGCATCCGCCCGGTCGTTCTTGACCGCCTGGCGCTTGCGGTACGGGCGCACGAATTCCGGTGCCATCAGCCGCGGCTCGAGCCCCAGCGACTGCATCGTTCGTCCCCAGCAATGCGCACCGCCGCAGGCTTCCATGCCGACGAGCGTGCCACGAGGCAAGGTCGACAACCACGCGAGGAATCCGCTCCGGTTGAACTCGCGCGTCTCGATCACCCGGCCCGCGCCGTCCGCCACGCAGGTGACGAACACGTTCTTTGCCAGATCCACACCGACCGTCGTAGTATTCATTTGGACTTCCCCTTTCGCGACCTCAGATTGAACTTCAGCAATTCAATCTTGGCACTTCGATGCCGGGCGGCCAATGCCGCGGGCGGAAGTGGGAAGTCCCTTTGTAGTCGTTCGGGATCATATCCACGGCCATCGAGATAGGTCAGCAAGTCCTGGGCGACCGAACGAGTAATCGTTTTCTCATCAACGAAGGCAGTGCGCGTCAGGGCTGATCTAAGGAATGGCGCCTGGTCGAAGGTATAGGCGCCTTCGCCGAAAAAGACCGCCATGAGGGAAGCGAGTCCGCCACCGAGCGAGTGGCCTGTGAAAGTGATGGTGGCATCGGGGTTCAGAGCCCTGATTTGGAGATAATAGTCGGCCGCTTGCTGAAGTTGACTGGATAGGCCGCCGGCAGCAAGTACCAAGTCAGCTATGATGTCACCGGAAATATCGCTCGACTCGGTACCAGCGAAGGAGATGACGATTTGCTTTGGGTCTGAGATATTTTGAAATGCAGACATCTCAAAGCCGCCGTTCGTTGCCTGGCTATTATTGGGAAGATGTAAAAACTCCACCCAACCCTGTGGAACAGGAAACCAGTTAATGCCATTTGAAGCGCGGTTTGTTTGATAAGACCGTCCAGCCATCAATGCGTAAGCAACTTCCAGTTCCCAATCCATGCTTTCATTCTTCCTTTGGGCGCGCTCTTGATTTGGTGTTTCTGCCTGATTGATTACCTATCCTTGCTCGACTTATCGTGCGGTGGGATCGGTATGGGTGCTTTGAAGCTAGTCGGCTGCCGACACCACTCGCTCCTCAATGGTTCACGAATAATCGAATTATATTCATTTTGTTTGTACCCTGAATTTATATTCCTTATTGCTTCTGCATCTACAAAGCGCTTTCCTAAGTTTTCAACCTCAGTATCCGGTGACGAAAAGATCAAATTCAGCGCTTTGGTTTCTGGTGGAAGCTCCTGCAGCGGAACACGTTTCCATGTCTTGTTTTGGTGGCTGAATACGACGTACGGAGGATTGGGTCTTCCCCACTTGTTGTACGCGAGACAGCCCATGGGGCTGGCGACCAGATACACCTTGTCCTGGTAGATATCGAGGGCCATAGGCAAGAAATTGCTGTTCCTCAGATCGGGCGTAGCCTTGTCTTCCCAGACAATCTGTTCGCCGGTGGTTGGATGCGTGAAGGACACCGTTTCTTTTATGTAGGAAGGGCGCTGTCCGACTTCATGAGGACCTCCCCGCTCTACGCTTCGCTCCACGATCACCCTGCTGCCGTCGTGCAACAAGACTTCCTCCTGCCAGTTCATATTGGCCGAGCCGAAAATCCCGGCGCAGGCTGTCAAATTCAAAAGCAGGCCGAGGATCAATCCGAGGCCGCGTGTCGCTCTGACTAACGAATTGCAATATTCCATCCTTACCTTCCTTTCAAACTAATCCGCTTATTGGTCAATGGCAGCTGTCTCGCGTGCCGTCATTTCGACCTGCGATGCCACTAGCGATTCGATGATTTTTTGATATCGGGAAAGCCCAATTTCAAGTTGATAACTCTCAATGACGGTCTGCCGAGCCGCTCGCCTGACAAGTTGCACGCGACTCTCATGGGAAAAAGCTTCTTCTATCGCGTCCGCAATGTGCTTTGGAGAGAAGAAATCCACCAGTAGGCCATTCTTGCCATGCTCCAACACTTCTCGGACGGGCGTGGTGTCGGACCCGATCACTAGGCAGCCGGCCGACATCGCTTCCAGCATCGACCAGGAGAGTACGAAGGGAACGGTCAGATAGACATGCGCCGAGGAGACTTGCAGGAGCGCAAGGTAGCGCTCGTAGGGAATCCTGCCGAGAAAGTGCAGTCGCTTGGGGTCGATGCGGACTTCCTGCAGCAGTTTCTCGCGGTAGGTCTGCCCATCAGACGGTCTTTGTCCGTAGCTCACGTCGTCGCCGCCAACGATCACGAACTCAGTTTTTGACCGCCGTCGGCAGATTTCCTCGGCTGCACGCATGAACTGATGGAAGCCGCGATATGGCTCGAGGTTGCGCGCCACATAGGTTACGACTTCATCTTGGAACGTCAGAATCTTGCCGTTCGGCAAAGTGAAAGTCTGTCGCGGGTTGGGTGCGACCGCCCGCGTGTCGATTCCTTCGTGGATCACCGAGATCTTGGAATGGAACTCCGCTGGATGCAGACTCTTCTGCCAGTGAGTCGGACTGATGCCGGCATCACAAGCCGTCAGGTTGAGGAGGTGCAGCGCGTTACGGGTGCGGATGCGGGCGCGGCCGTCGAAGCTCAGCGGGTATTCCGGATCGAAATTGGCGTCAGCGCCGTCGGAGTGGTAGAAGAACTCGAAGAAGCTCAACAGTCGGGTGGCCGGGAATACGTCCTTGACGTACAGGGCTTCACCCCAGCCGGGATGGGCGATCACGATATCCGGAGCGAACCCTTGTTTCTTTAGCTTGAGCAAGACCCGTGCGACAGCTTGGCCATTGAGGACGCCGTCCTCCATACCGTGAAGGTAATGGTGAGTACCGGGACGGGGCTTGCGGGCCGGCTGGTAGACGAAGGTGTTGGGGACCTTGGGGTGGCGCGGTGCGTGCGGTTGGCAAATCGCGACCACGCGATGCTTGGGATCGGCCGCCAAGTGAGCTGCCAAGTGGCGGAATTGCCCCGGAAAGTTCTGGTGAATGAAAAGGACATCCATTGGCCTGAGCTTGCTTTTATTAGTCTGCGGCGGGTGCCATTCGGTTGGCGAGGGCTAAAACTTTGGCATTGATATATGGAAAATGCGTAGCATCTCCAGACATGGACTCCGTCGCTCGTATGCAGAGGCCGGCACGCCTGCGAGGTGCATCCGTCGATCAAGGGATGCCGAGGTCCCGTTGCAGAGGACGGCGGACGCGGTTCTTTCAATTCATCGTTCCCGCAGGCTCTCATCCTTGTACTGCAGCAAGGGGCTCAAGAAGTATTCAATCACTCGCCTCTGAGCCGTCTTGACCTCGACCGTCACGGCCATACCGGGAGAAAGGTTCACGGTCTTGCTCTCCACCTGGATCGTCCCCCGTTCCAGATTCACCCGAGCCGGGAAAATCAGGCCGCGTTTCTCATCATTGACGGCGTCGCGCGAAAGGTGGGTTACGTGGGCATGGATCGTCCCGTACTTCGTGAATGGGAACGTCTCGATCTTGACCTCGGCCTCCTGCCCGGGATTGACGAAGCCGATATCCCTGTTATCGACATAAGCTTCGACCTCCACCGGGCTATCCTGGGGCACCAGCACCATGAGTTGCTGGGCGGGCGTCACGACGCCACCGACGGTGTGCACCGCCAACTGCTGCACGGTTCCGTCTAGCGGCGCGGTCAGGGTCATCAGCTTGCCGCGCGATTGGGCTTTGACCAATTCCTGTTCGTAGGTGGCCGCTTTCTGGTCTCCCTCATGAAAGCTGTCTAGCGCGAGCCGGCGGGTTTCCGCTACTAAGGCACTGCGGTCCCCCCGTCCTTCCTGCAACGCAGCCATCAACTCCTTCAGTCGGCCGCGTTGGGTCGCAAGGTCCGCCTCCTGTTCGATGCGGGCCTGTTCCTTTTCCAAATAGCCGTGCTTGGAGATGAAATTCTTCTCGACCAGGTCCTTGAAATCCTGGGCGCGCTGGCGAGCGATCGGAGCCGTCTGTTCCAATTTGCGGATGATTTCCTGCGTCGATCGGATCTCCGCTTCGCGCTTGGCAATATCGGCGTCGATGCGCGCGAGCTTAGCCTGATATTCGCTGTATTGGCCTTTCAGCAGGCGCTGTTCCTGCGCAAGCTGCACCGCCCCAACGTCGTGCACACTGCCCAGCACAGGCGCCGCTCCAGTGTCGATGGCTCCTAGCAGCGCCTGGGCCCGCGCAGCCTGCAACCGAGCGATCACAAGATCATTGGTGAGGCGAGCAATGTCGGCGGCCGCATTTGTCGCGTCCAGTTCAATTAGCACGTCGCCCGCCTTGACGGTTTGCCCGTCCGTCACATGGATCGCTTTCACTGTCGCCGTTTCAATTGGTTGAATGACCTTCGTGCGGTCGCCAGGCACGATCTTGCCGTGGGCGGAAGCGACCACGTCGATGCGTCCGAAGACGGCCCACGAGATCGCAATGAGGGCGAAGGCGACCAGTAACCACATGGCGACTCGCGGCGCCGGGGACACCGGTGTTTCCTGTAGCTCCAAGGCAGCGGGGAGGAATTGCGCTTCATGCGGCAGACGAGGTCGGAGGTCAAGGTTTGCACGCTCGCGCCAAGCGTGTTGAATGACCCCACCGTAGCGCTTCACGAGGTCATGAAGGGCTTGCAGTCGCAAAGGCAGGGCTCGATTCATCCGTCAATCACCCCTGCTGCAGCCGATGAAGGCGCGAATAATGCCCGGCCTCGTGGGCTAACAATTCGGTGTGCGTACCCTGTTCGACAATTTGGCCTCGATCCAGAACGATGATCCGATTGGCGTTCCGGACGGCGCTCAGCCGATGCGCGATGATGAGAACCGTGCGTCCTTCGCAGATGGCTCTCATGTTGTTCTGGATGACGCGTTCAGACTCGTAGTCCAGCGCGCTGGTTGCTTCGTCGAAGATGAGGATGCGGGGATCGGTGATGAGCGCCCGCGCGATAGCGATGCGCTGACGCTGTCCGCCGGACAAGGTGGAGCCATGCTCTCCGACCACCGTGTCGTAGCCTTCGGGCAACTCAAGGATGAAGTCGTGGGCACCCGCGGATTTGGCTGCCCGGATCACGGCTTCCATCGGCCGGCCAGGGTCGGCTAGCGCGATGTTCTCGCGAATGGTCCGATTGAAGAGCATGTTCTCCTGCAGCACCACACCGATCTGCCGGCGCAAGCTCGGCGTATCGGCCATTGCGAGGTCGACGCCGTCGATCAGCACCCGTCCGCGCTCTGGAACGTAGAGGCGTTGCACCAGCTTGGTCAGCGTACTCTTGCCAGAGCCGGAGCGGCCGACAATGCCGATTACTTGGCCCGGCTGGATGGTCAAATCGATGCCCCGCAGGACTTCTGGAGCATCGGGCCGGTAGCGGAACACGACCTGGTCGAGTTCGATCCGGCCTTTGATGGGCGGCAAGGTGCTGCGGTTGTTGCGGACTACTTCAGTCCGAGCGTTGAGAATGTCGCCCAGGCGCTGGACCGAAATGCCGGTCTGCTGGAAGTCCGTCCACAGCTGAGCGACGCGCATCACCGGCGTCGCTACTCGCCCGGCCAGCATGTTGAAGGCGATGAGCTGCCCGACCGTCAGGTCACCATCGATGACGAGACGGGCGCCGACCCACATAGTGGCGACGGTCACCAGCTTACCAATCAGCGAGACCCCTTCATGCGCAATCGTGCCCAGCGCCGCGGTACGGAAGCTTGCCGCGATGTAGGCGGCAAGCTGGTTGTCCCAGCGGCGTGTCATCTGTGGCTCGACCGCCATCGCCTTCAAGGTGTCGATGCCGTTGACTGCCTCGACCAGAAAAGCTTGGTTCTCGGCGCCGCGGTTGAACTTCTCGTGCAATCGTCGTCGGAGGATCGGAGTGATGCTGACCGAGAGCATGCTGTAGCACGGCAGCGAGAGGACGACGATCAGCGTCAGCCAACCGCTGTAACACAGCATGACGGCGATGAAGACGATCGAAAAGAACAGATCGAGCACGAGCGTGATCGCGT
It encodes:
- a CDS encoding IS110 family transposase, translated to MNTTTVGVDLAKNVFVTCVADGAGRVIETREFNRSGFLAWLSTLPRGTLVGMEACGGAHCWGRTMQSLGLEPRLMAPEFVRPYRKRQAVKNDRADAVAIVAALLAPGMRFIPVKTEAQQQRLAWHSLRLGWIEERTALLNRIRGLLAEFGMVVDTGAMRLRRKLAEHEFDTAQPAPIRQLIQGVRDQLDALDARIAECDRQIATQQADDAAARRVRDLPGVGLLTADAVVASVGDATMFHNGRQFAAWLGLTPSQYSSGGKPKLGRITRRGDDYLRTLLVQGARSVLAAALRKARNTREALTRLQQWIVTLHARVGYHKTLVAIANKHARQLWAVLAKGETYNPEAWRQRPDSATEPAR
- a CDS encoding Mbeg1-like protein, which produces MDWELEVAYALMAGRSYQTNRASNGINWFPVPQGWVEFLHLPNNSQATNGGFEMSAFQNISDPKQIVISFAGTESSDISGDIIADLVLAAGGLSSQLQQAADYYLQIRALNPDATITFTGHSLGGGLASLMAVFFGEGAYTFDQAPFLRSALTRTAFVDEKTITRSVAQDLLTYLDGRGYDPERLQRDFPLPPAALAARHRSAKIELLKFNLRSRKGKSK
- a CDS encoding glycosyltransferase family 4 protein yields the protein MDVLFIHQNFPGQFRHLAAHLAADPKHRVVAICQPHAPRHPKVPNTFVYQPARKPRPGTHHYLHGMEDGVLNGQAVARVLLKLKKQGFAPDIVIAHPGWGEALYVKDVFPATRLLSFFEFFYHSDGADANFDPEYPLSFDGRARIRTRNALHLLNLTACDAGISPTHWQKSLHPAEFHSKISVIHEGIDTRAVAPNPRQTFTLPNGKILTFQDEVVTYVARNLEPYRGFHQFMRAAEEICRRRSKTEFVIVGGDDVSYGQRPSDGQTYREKLLQEVRIDPKRLHFLGRIPYERYLALLQVSSAHVYLTVPFVLSWSMLEAMSAGCLVIGSDTTPVREVLEHGKNGLLVDFFSPKHIADAIEEAFSHESRVQLVRRAARQTVIESYQLEIGLSRYQKIIESLVASQVEMTARETAAIDQ
- a CDS encoding HlyD family type I secretion periplasmic adaptor subunit, translated to MNRALPLRLQALHDLVKRYGGVIQHAWRERANLDLRPRLPHEAQFLPAALELQETPVSPAPRVAMWLLVAFALIAISWAVFGRIDVVASAHGKIVPGDRTKVIQPIETATVKAIHVTDGQTVKAGDVLIELDATNAAADIARLTNDLVIARLQAARAQALLGAIDTGAAPVLGSVHDVGAVQLAQEQRLLKGQYSEYQAKLARIDADIAKREAEIRSTQEIIRKLEQTAPIARQRAQDFKDLVEKNFISKHGYLEKEQARIEQEADLATQRGRLKELMAALQEGRGDRSALVAETRRLALDSFHEGDQKAATYEQELVKAQSRGKLMTLTAPLDGTVQQLAVHTVGGVVTPAQQLMVLVPQDSPVEVEAYVDNRDIGFVNPGQEAEVKIETFPFTKYGTIHAHVTHLSRDAVNDEKRGLIFPARVNLERGTIQVESKTVNLSPGMAVTVEVKTAQRRVIEYFLSPLLQYKDESLRER